DNA from Halobaculum sp. XH14:
CGAACTTCCACGTCTCGGGGTTCCAGTCGGGCGTGCCCGACTTCGAGAGCACCGGGAACCGCTCGGTCTTCCGCTGGCCCGGCGGGAGCCGCTCCCCGTCGAACTCCTCGTGAAGGCCGGTGACGTCCGTCGTCATCGTCGGAGATGTCCGCTCGTCCTACCTGAGGCTGTCGGATCGGGACGGTGGGCTGCCGGCACCGGAACGGTGGGCTGCCGGATCCGGGAACGTTCGCTGTCGAATCCGGAACGTCGATCGGCGCAACGCCAAGGACGATTGGCCGCGAGAAAAGGGACCCCCGTAGGTTTTAAATGCGGCGTCGGTTTAGCATCGCGTAGATGCCCAAAGTCGAAATCACCATCCCGGAGCATTTGGAGATGCAGATCGCCCAGATGGTCGAACAGGGGGAGTTCGTCAATCGGGAGGAGGCGATCGAGGAGCTCATCTCGACCGGGATGAAGGCATACAAGACGAGCGGTCCCCAGGACGAGGACGCCGAGCCCGGGTTCGAGGACGACGGGATGATGGGCCACGAGGACGAGTACGTCTTCTGACCCCGCGAACCGTGCGCTGAACGCTGTGGTACCGTCTGCCGGACAATCCTTAAATCGGTTTGCCGCATAGGCGCGCCCATGCACAAGGACGAGCTCCTCGAACTCCACGAGCAGATGGTGACGATCATGGAGCACTTCAGCGAACGCGAGGACGTCG
Protein-coding regions in this window:
- a CDS encoding ribbon-helix-helix domain-containing protein — encoded protein: MPKVEITIPEHLEMQIAQMVEQGEFVNREEAIEELISTGMKAYKTSGPQDEDAEPGFEDDGMMGHEDEYVF